One Dokdonia sp. Dokd-P16 genomic window carries:
- the recN gene encoding DNA repair protein RecN, giving the protein MLTSLSIKNYALIQSVQLRFDKGFTVITGETGAGKSILLGALGLITGKRADMSSAGDATQKCIVEGVFHIEGYQLHPFFKKHDLDYENATIVRREILPSGKSRAFINDTPVTLAQLTILGSKLVDIHSQNKTLQVVENDFQFEMIDTFSDNLKLLGQYKESFKAWKLSQSELKELLERKKQAQLEYDYQSFLFTELDEASLKEGEYESLEEELNTLSNADEIMQQLATAVQNISLDESGAIDQLTAARASLSRLNNYGAQYTAIYEQLNSALLELEDIGASLSEMSDAVDADPLTLERLNNRMQLLHSLLKKHQVATVEELIDIRNNLDNDLQDIAGVDDKIQALEDKIKTQHNKASTVAAKLHNERATAAPHLKSLVEKLLIELGMPNAQFQVSLATQEDLHASGNDVLEFLFSANKGSELKPLGKGASGGELSRVMLALKSVLSKHKQLPTLIFDEIDTGVSGDIAVKMGGILKKMGRTMQLISITHLPQIAGQGASHFKVYKKDTEERTQTFIEQLDEDARIVEIAAMLGGNQQSQAAIDHAKNLLN; this is encoded by the coding sequence TTGCTTACATCATTATCTATAAAAAATTATGCACTTATCCAGTCTGTTCAACTCAGATTTGATAAAGGTTTTACGGTGATTACTGGTGAGACTGGTGCTGGTAAGTCCATCCTTTTGGGAGCACTTGGTCTTATTACTGGTAAGCGTGCAGATATGTCAAGCGCTGGAGATGCAACACAGAAGTGCATTGTAGAAGGTGTTTTTCATATAGAAGGATATCAACTTCATCCTTTTTTTAAAAAGCATGATCTTGATTATGAAAATGCGACAATTGTAAGAAGGGAGATTCTTCCTTCTGGAAAAAGCCGGGCATTTATAAATGACACTCCTGTAACACTAGCACAGCTTACTATATTAGGATCAAAACTAGTAGACATACATAGCCAGAATAAAACTTTACAGGTAGTAGAAAATGATTTTCAATTTGAGATGATTGATACATTTTCAGACAATCTCAAATTACTTGGACAGTATAAAGAATCTTTTAAGGCTTGGAAACTCTCACAGAGCGAACTAAAAGAATTACTAGAAAGAAAAAAACAGGCACAGCTAGAATATGATTATCAGTCCTTTCTTTTTACAGAGCTAGATGAGGCTTCTTTGAAAGAAGGGGAGTATGAGTCTTTAGAAGAAGAGCTTAATACACTAAGTAATGCAGATGAGATTATGCAACAGCTTGCTACAGCTGTTCAAAACATTTCTCTAGATGAAAGTGGAGCTATAGATCAGCTCACGGCGGCTAGAGCATCATTATCTAGATTAAATAATTATGGTGCACAGTATACAGCAATCTACGAGCAGCTTAATAGTGCGCTTTTAGAACTAGAAGATATAGGGGCATCATTGAGTGAAATGTCTGATGCGGTAGATGCAGATCCTCTTACGCTAGAGCGACTTAATAACAGAATGCAATTGCTGCATTCTTTACTTAAGAAACACCAAGTAGCTACAGTAGAAGAACTTATTGATATTAGAAATAATCTTGATAATGATTTACAAGATATTGCAGGAGTTGATGATAAGATTCAAGCACTAGAAGATAAAATTAAAACGCAACATAATAAAGCAAGCACAGTAGCAGCAAAGCTTCATAATGAGCGTGCAACGGCAGCGCCACATTTAAAGTCGCTTGTTGAGAAATTACTGATAGAGTTAGGGATGCCTAATGCACAATTTCAAGTGTCTCTAGCTACGCAAGAAGATCTTCATGCTTCAGGTAATGATGTGTTGGAGTTTTTATTCTCGGCAAATAAAGGAAGTGAGCTCAAACCTTTAGGAAAAGGTGCTTCAGGAGGAGAACTTTCAAGAGTTATGCTCGCACTCAAGTCGGTACTAAGTAAGCACAAGCAATTGCCTACGCTTATTTTTGATGAAATTGATACTGGAGTGAGTGGTGATATTGCAGTAAAGATGGGTGGTATACTTAAAAAAATGGGTCGTACTATGCAGCTCATAAGTATCACACACTTACCGCAAATAGCGGGACAAGGAGCTTCTCATTTTAAAGTGTATAAGAAAGATACAGAGGAGCGCACGCAAACCTTTATCGAGCAGCTAGATGAGGATGCTCGTATTGTTGAGATAGCGGCAATGCTAGGAGGTAACCAGCAAAGTCAGGCAGCAATAGACCACGCAAAAAATTTACTTAATTAG
- a CDS encoding glycosyltransferase: MQLSYSFIVPVFNRPDEIAELLASFNAQESTIPFEIVIIEDGSTISCEGEIAAFPNLNITYLPKPNSGPGSSRNYGMQRASSNYFIILDSDCILPPSYVGVMNEQLHKNYVDCFGGPDAAHPDFSNLQKAISYSMTSLFTTGGIRGGGEDTGKFQPRSFNMGLSKKAFEASGGFGNIHPGEDPDLVLRLWELNFKTALIPQAFVYHKRRISWKKFYNQVNKFGLVRPILNKWHPTTAKITYWFPTLFMLGLVVSLGLLFAGYYFAISFYALYTAIIFLHASIINKSVTIGVLSVIATFIQFYGYGKGFLASVIHIKWLGKEPRKHYPHLFFSTLEG, from the coding sequence ATGCAATTATCCTATTCTTTTATTGTACCCGTTTTTAATCGTCCTGATGAAATTGCCGAATTACTTGCGAGTTTTAACGCGCAAGAATCTACAATTCCTTTTGAGATAGTAATTATTGAAGACGGATCTACAATCTCTTGTGAGGGTGAAATTGCAGCATTTCCTAATCTGAATATTACCTATTTACCAAAACCGAATTCTGGACCAGGAAGTTCACGCAACTATGGAATGCAACGGGCAAGTAGTAATTACTTTATAATTTTAGATTCTGATTGCATATTGCCACCATCATATGTAGGCGTTATGAATGAGCAATTACATAAAAATTATGTAGACTGTTTTGGAGGTCCAGACGCTGCGCATCCTGATTTTTCTAATTTACAAAAGGCAATAAGTTACAGTATGACCTCTCTGTTTACCACAGGCGGAATAAGAGGTGGAGGAGAGGATACAGGTAAATTCCAGCCCAGAAGTTTCAATATGGGTCTCTCTAAAAAAGCATTTGAAGCAAGTGGTGGTTTTGGAAATATTCATCCAGGCGAAGATCCAGATTTGGTGTTGAGATTATGGGAGCTCAATTTTAAAACAGCACTTATCCCACAAGCATTTGTATATCATAAGCGCCGTATTTCTTGGAAGAAGTTTTATAACCAAGTAAATAAATTTGGCCTTGTGAGACCTATCTTAAATAAATGGCATCCTACGACAGCCAAAATAACATACTGGTTTCCTACACTCTTTATGTTAGGGCTCGTTGTGAGCTTAGGATTACTTTTTGCGGGTTATTATTTTGCAATAAGCTTTTACGCGCTTTATACTGCTATTATATTTTTACATGCTTCTATTATTAATAAAAGTGTCACTATCGGAGTGCTTAGTGTAATAGCCACATTCATACAGTTTTATGGGTATGGTAAAGGCTTTCTGGCCTCTGTGATACATATTAAATGGTTAGGTAAGGAGCCTCGTAAACATTATCCGCATCTTTTTTTTAGTACATTAGAGGGGTAA
- a CDS encoding DUF6913 domain-containing protein: MFLNGLKAKSIHKQIDKQLRKRDYKPSGAKPVVVALLQDSTKPFDPASLKKILKILSLSEKDLVVLAYVKTMTKDQKELPSLFSEKQLGWKGVFKTTPLEDFKKQRFDILISYYHSDALALRAMTAMSNAVLKIGVSPEMESVNDLTIHVNDGQESVFIQEFEKYLKILKVIH, from the coding sequence ATGTTTTTAAACGGATTAAAAGCAAAATCTATTCATAAGCAAATAGACAAGCAACTACGCAAACGCGATTATAAGCCTAGTGGGGCAAAGCCGGTTGTCGTGGCATTATTACAAGACAGTACAAAGCCTTTTGATCCTGCATCACTAAAAAAGATTCTTAAGATTTTAAGTCTTTCAGAAAAAGACTTGGTCGTGCTAGCGTATGTGAAAACGATGACTAAAGATCAAAAGGAGCTTCCATCACTTTTCTCAGAAAAACAATTAGGGTGGAAAGGTGTATTTAAAACGACACCTCTTGAAGATTTTAAAAAACAGCGTTTTGATATTCTCATAAGTTATTACCACTCAGATGCGCTTGCTCTTAGGGCTATGACGGCTATGTCTAATGCAGTTTTAAAAATAGGAGTATCTCCAGAAATGGAATCTGTAAATGACCTAACCATTCATGTGAATGATGGGCAAGAATCAGTTTTTATACAAGAGTTTGAGAAGTATTTAAAGATTTTAAAAGTTATACATTAA
- the dapA gene encoding 4-hydroxy-tetrahydrodipicolinate synthase, whose translation MKELRGTGVALVTPFHKDLSVDFDGLTRLIEHCIAGGINYLVALGTTAETATLTIKEKQQIVAHIIKVTNKRLPIVLGVGGNNTAAIVEELATGDFDGITAILSVSPAYNKPTQEGIYQHFAAISAASPLPIILYNVPGRTSSNMLPVTSARLASDFENIVAIKEAVNDMAQVLHLIHKVPEDFVVLSGDDALALPLVSAGGSGVISVIGQGLPSYFSQIMNDGLNNAFAKAYQKHLPLLSMIDLIFEEGNPAGIKSLLSHQGICEPYVRLPLMAASDVLHEKIGNALSVIQKS comes from the coding sequence ATGAAAGAGTTGAGAGGGACGGGTGTTGCACTTGTAACGCCATTTCACAAGGATTTATCTGTAGATTTTGACGGGCTTACACGTCTTATAGAGCATTGCATTGCTGGAGGTATTAATTATCTAGTAGCACTAGGTACCACTGCCGAGACAGCGACGCTTACTATTAAAGAAAAGCAACAGATTGTTGCTCATATTATAAAAGTTACAAATAAGCGTTTGCCTATAGTGCTAGGTGTGGGTGGTAATAATACCGCTGCAATAGTAGAGGAGCTTGCCACTGGTGATTTTGATGGAATTACAGCGATTCTCTCAGTTTCTCCAGCATATAATAAGCCTACTCAGGAGGGGATATATCAGCACTTTGCAGCTATTTCTGCGGCGAGTCCTTTACCTATCATTTTATACAATGTGCCAGGTAGAACTTCTAGCAATATGCTGCCAGTGACTTCGGCAAGACTGGCTAGTGATTTTGAGAACATCGTAGCTATTAAGGAAGCTGTAAATGATATGGCTCAGGTATTACACTTGATACACAAGGTGCCAGAAGATTTTGTCGTGCTTTCTGGAGATGATGCACTTGCATTGCCGTTAGTTTCGGCAGGAGGTAGTGGCGTTATTTCTGTAATAGGTCAAGGATTACCTTCCTATTTTTCTCAGATTATGAACGATGGTTTGAATAACGCTTTCGCGAAAGCGTACCAAAAACACTTACCACTGCTATCAATGATAGATTTAATCTTTGAAGAAGGAAACCCTGCAGGAATCAAATCATTGCTGTCTCATCAAGGGATTTGCGAGCCTTACGTAAGATTGCCATTAATGGCAGCAAGTGATGTATTGCATGAAAAAATAGGTAATGCACTTTCTGTTATTCAAAAAAGTTAA
- the coaBC gene encoding bifunctional phosphopantothenoylcysteine decarboxylase/phosphopantothenate--cysteine ligase CoaBC encodes MSVLSGKKILLGVTAGIAAYKSASLVRAFIKAGASVQVVMTEAAKEFVTPLTLSTLSRNPVHSSFTIEGDENAVWTNHVELGLWADLMVIAPATANTLSKMANGASDNLLLATYLSAKCPVYFAPAMDLDMYIHPSSENSFQKLQSYGNVMIEATSGELASGLVGKGRMAEPEDIVSFIEKDVLNKLPFKGKRVMITAGPTYEAIDPVRFIGNHSSGRMGVELALRAASLGAQVDLILGPSAIKVTNSAITVHNVVSGEQMYDAAHAIFKDVDVAIASAAVADYKPATVATEKIKKNDSSMSIDLVKTKDILASLGEIKTHQYLLGFALETQNEIENARKKLKKKNLDGIVLNSLNDKGAGFQTKTNKITFIDKEGTATPYELKSKAAVSIDIFDKIASQVL; translated from the coding sequence ATGTCAGTTTTAAGCGGTAAAAAAATACTTTTAGGAGTTACCGCTGGCATTGCAGCATACAAAAGCGCCAGTCTTGTGAGAGCATTCATAAAGGCTGGCGCTTCTGTGCAAGTAGTAATGACAGAGGCAGCAAAGGAATTTGTAACTCCACTTACATTGAGTACACTCTCACGTAATCCAGTACACTCTTCATTTACAATTGAAGGAGATGAGAATGCGGTATGGACTAATCATGTAGAGCTAGGCCTATGGGCAGATCTCATGGTGATAGCTCCTGCTACGGCAAATACACTCTCAAAAATGGCAAATGGCGCCTCAGATAATTTGCTTCTTGCAACCTATCTTAGTGCAAAATGTCCAGTGTATTTTGCTCCAGCAATGGATCTTGATATGTACATCCATCCTTCATCAGAAAACTCTTTTCAGAAATTACAATCCTATGGAAATGTGATGATAGAAGCCACTAGTGGCGAGCTAGCATCTGGTCTTGTGGGAAAAGGGAGAATGGCAGAGCCAGAGGATATCGTTTCCTTTATAGAGAAAGATGTCCTTAATAAACTTCCATTTAAAGGGAAGCGAGTCATGATTACGGCCGGACCTACTTATGAAGCTATAGATCCTGTACGTTTTATAGGTAATCATAGTAGCGGTAGAATGGGAGTAGAGCTAGCTCTTAGAGCTGCAAGCCTGGGTGCTCAAGTAGATTTAATTCTAGGGCCTAGTGCAATAAAAGTTACTAATAGTGCAATCACAGTGCATAATGTGGTGTCTGGAGAGCAAATGTATGATGCGGCACACGCTATTTTTAAAGATGTGGATGTAGCTATAGCATCTGCCGCTGTGGCAGATTATAAGCCAGCTACTGTTGCTACAGAAAAGATAAAAAAGAATGATAGCTCAATGAGTATCGACTTAGTAAAAACTAAGGATATTCTAGCTTCACTAGGTGAGATTAAAACGCATCAATATCTTCTTGGGTTTGCATTAGAAACTCAAAATGAGATTGAAAATGCACGAAAGAAACTAAAGAAAAAGAATCTTGACGGGATTGTTTTAAATTCGCTTAATGATAAAGGTGCTGGTTTTCAGACCAAAACTAATAAAATTACGTTTATTGATAAAGAAGGTACAGCAACGCCATATGAGTTAAAGTCTAAGGCTGCAGTATCTATTGATATATTTGATAAAATAGCATCCCAAGTACTATGA
- a CDS encoding 5'-nucleotidase C-terminal domain-containing protein, which produces MKRTTLITIISSIVIYTTVVSCKKELHYAPERIKSELITVNNNTGENAEIVSFIDPYKNAIQAEMDSVLAVAPASYTKKDGKFNTAVGNMMADAVYEMTNPVFEKRAGYPFNAVLLNYGGIRSALNQGPITTRTAYELMPFENEVVVVELSGKQMKAMFQYLKNGTAHPISGMEIQLSTDGEVKKALIQGKEVADNNTYFIATNDYLMNGGDNMTFFENPVSVLPLDYKIRNVLIDYFKKYDTIAPVRDNRFTRDSK; this is translated from the coding sequence ATGAAGAGAACAACGCTTATAACTATCATTAGTTCTATTGTTATATATACAACAGTAGTCTCATGCAAAAAAGAACTTCACTACGCACCAGAACGTATAAAAAGCGAACTCATAACTGTAAATAATAACACAGGAGAAAACGCCGAAATTGTATCGTTTATAGATCCTTACAAAAATGCCATACAAGCAGAAATGGATAGTGTGCTTGCTGTAGCACCCGCATCTTACACAAAAAAAGATGGCAAGTTTAATACAGCAGTAGGAAATATGATGGCAGATGCTGTTTATGAAATGACAAATCCTGTGTTTGAAAAAAGGGCAGGTTATCCTTTTAATGCTGTTCTCTTAAATTATGGAGGGATACGCTCTGCGCTTAATCAAGGGCCTATTACTACAAGAACAGCATATGAGTTAATGCCTTTTGAAAATGAAGTAGTGGTTGTTGAGTTAAGTGGCAAGCAAATGAAGGCTATGTTTCAGTACTTAAAAAATGGAACTGCTCACCCTATTTCTGGAATGGAAATTCAACTATCAACTGATGGCGAAGTAAAAAAAGCACTAATTCAAGGAAAAGAGGTTGCTGATAACAACACTTACTTTATCGCTACAAATGATTACCTCATGAATGGTGGCGATAACATGACTTTTTTTGAAAACCCTGTAAGTGTGCTTCCTTTAGATTACAAAATTAGAAATGTGCTCATAGATTACTTCAAAAAATATGACACTATAGCACCAGTGAGAGACAATAGATTTACAAGAGATAGCAAATGA
- the coaE gene encoding dephospho-CoA kinase (Dephospho-CoA kinase (CoaE) performs the final step in coenzyme A biosynthesis.), which yields MIIVGLTGGIGSGKTTIGSFFNELGVPIYIADVEAKKLMNTDEVLIKQISFLLGDQSYIDGKLNRAYIANEVFSSPKLLKRLNSIVHPAVKTHFLKWASDQNAPYVIKEVAILFENGGHLDCDYTILVTAPKSDRIKRVMKRDRASEKDVIKRMNSQWTDNRKTAMADVLIENEFLELSKNAVSRIHTHIMTRISKGWK from the coding sequence ATGATTATTGTAGGTCTCACGGGTGGAATAGGAAGTGGTAAAACAACAATAGGTTCATTTTTTAATGAACTAGGTGTTCCTATTTATATTGCAGATGTGGAGGCTAAGAAACTCATGAATACAGATGAGGTTTTAATAAAGCAAATTTCATTTTTACTAGGCGATCAGTCTTATATAGACGGTAAGTTAAATAGAGCTTATATCGCAAATGAAGTCTTTAGTAGTCCTAAATTATTAAAAAGGCTTAATAGCATAGTTCATCCAGCGGTAAAAACTCATTTTTTGAAATGGGCATCAGATCAAAACGCCCCTTACGTTATTAAAGAAGTGGCTATACTTTTTGAAAACGGTGGTCACCTTGATTGTGATTATACTATTCTAGTTACTGCTCCAAAAAGCGATCGAATTAAGCGTGTAATGAAAAGGGATCGAGCTTCAGAAAAAGACGTAATTAAACGCATGAATTCGCAATGGACGGATAATCGTAAGACCGCTATGGCAGATGTGCTCATAGAAAACGAGTTTTTGGAGTTATCTAAAAACGCTGTAAGTCGCATTCACACTCATATTATGACACGTATAAGTAAGGGCTGGAAGTAG
- a CDS encoding outer membrane protein assembly factor BamD, with protein MKNIFFLLVSVVLLSSCSTYQDVLKNDDIKAKYEFADSLYSQGKYKKALRLWEQIVPLYRGRPQAERVTYLHANTFYELGDYYSAGYQFERFVKSFPQSTKREEAAFKSAESYYRRSPRFNLDQGDTYIALEKLQGFINEYPDSEQVDDANAKVQELNTKLERKAYEIAKGYNKIGASRATFPNAISAFDNFLLDYPGSIYREDALYWKFNSAYQLAMGSVRRRQVERLEAAKAAYNALEKYYPQGKYADEAAKEIAEINEALQSKDLLN; from the coding sequence ATGAAGAATATATTTTTCCTATTAGTTTCCGTAGTGTTATTGAGCTCTTGTTCAACATATCAAGATGTTCTCAAGAACGATGATATTAAAGCAAAATATGAATTTGCAGACTCCTTGTATAGTCAAGGGAAATACAAGAAAGCGTTAAGGCTCTGGGAGCAGATTGTTCCTTTGTATAGAGGAAGACCTCAAGCAGAACGTGTTACTTATTTACATGCAAATACGTTTTATGAACTAGGAGACTACTATAGTGCTGGTTATCAGTTTGAGCGTTTTGTGAAGTCATTTCCTCAGAGTACAAAAAGAGAGGAAGCTGCATTTAAGAGTGCAGAGAGTTATTATAGACGTTCGCCTAGGTTTAATTTAGACCAAGGAGACACTTATATAGCACTAGAAAAACTACAAGGGTTTATCAATGAGTATCCAGATTCTGAACAGGTGGACGATGCTAATGCTAAAGTACAAGAGTTAAACACTAAGCTAGAGCGTAAAGCTTATGAGATAGCAAAAGGGTATAATAAGATAGGAGCAAGTAGGGCAACGTTTCCAAATGCAATAAGTGCATTTGATAATTTCTTACTAGATTATCCAGGTTCTATATATAGAGAAGATGCGTTATACTGGAAATTTAACTCTGCTTACCAACTAGCAATGGGAAGTGTAAGACGTCGCCAAGTAGAGCGTCTTGAAGCTGCAAAAGCAGCTTATAACGCACTAGAAAAATATTATCCTCAGGGTAAATATGCTGATGAGGCAGCAAAGGAAATTGCAGAGATTAATGAAGCACTGCAGTCAAAAGATCTATTAAATTAA
- a CDS encoding enoyl-ACP reductase: MSYNLLKGKRGIIFGALDPNSIAWKTAERVHEEGGTFVLTNAPIAMRMGQINDLAEKTGSEIIPADATSLEDLENLVTKAQEILGGKLDFVLHSIGMSINVRKGRAYTDQKYDWTQKGTDVSAMSFHKVMQTLYKQDAMNEWGSIVALTYMAAQRVFPDYNDMADNKAYLESIARSFGYFYGKEKNVRVNTISQSPTPTTAGQGVKGFDGFIAYAEKMSPLGNATAQDCADYTITLFSDLTKRVTMQNLYNDGGFSNTGVSNEVMESFMKAEGHE, encoded by the coding sequence ATGAGTTATAATTTACTTAAAGGAAAGCGCGGAATTATTTTTGGAGCATTGGATCCTAATTCAATTGCTTGGAAAACCGCTGAGCGTGTGCACGAAGAAGGAGGAACTTTTGTTCTTACAAATGCACCTATCGCTATGCGTATGGGACAGATTAATGACCTTGCCGAAAAGACAGGTTCAGAAATCATACCTGCAGACGCAACATCTTTAGAAGATCTTGAAAACCTTGTAACTAAGGCTCAAGAAATTCTAGGTGGTAAATTAGACTTCGTTTTACACTCTATTGGGATGTCTATAAACGTACGTAAAGGGCGTGCTTACACAGACCAAAAGTATGACTGGACGCAAAAGGGAACAGACGTTTCTGCAATGTCTTTCCATAAAGTGATGCAAACGCTTTATAAGCAAGACGCAATGAACGAGTGGGGAAGCATCGTTGCTCTTACCTATATGGCAGCACAGCGTGTTTTTCCAGATTATAACGATATGGCAGATAATAAGGCATACTTAGAGTCTATCGCACGTAGCTTTGGTTACTTCTACGGTAAAGAAAAGAACGTACGTGTAAATACAATCTCTCAATCTCCTACACCTACTACGGCTGGACAAGGAGTAAAAGGATTTGATGGATTTATAGCTTATGCAGAAAAAATGAGCCCGTTAGGTAATGCTACTGCTCAAGATTGTGCAGATTATACCATTACATTATTTTCAGACCTTACAAAGCGTGTAACTATGCAAAACCTTTATAATGATGGAGGTTTTAGTAATACAGGTGTAAGTAATGAGGTGATGGAATCGTTCATGAAAGCAGAAGGACACGAATAG
- a CDS encoding DNA-directed RNA polymerase subunit omega → MNIKDIDAPLSTTTIDKNLVDAPTNNIYEAISIIAKRATQINTEIKKELSEKLDEFATFNDSLEEIFENKEQIEVSKFYERLPKAHALAVQEWLEDRIYHRDTTVTEEGKSND, encoded by the coding sequence ATGAATATCAAGGACATTGATGCACCTTTGAGTACCACGACTATTGATAAAAATCTTGTAGATGCACCTACAAATAATATCTATGAGGCGATATCTATCATCGCAAAACGTGCTACACAAATCAACACTGAAATCAAGAAGGAATTATCAGAAAAGTTGGATGAATTTGCAACATTTAATGATAGTCTTGAAGAGATCTTTGAGAACAAAGAACAAATAGAGGTTTCTAAATTTTACGAGCGTCTTCCTAAAGCACATGCACTTGCAGTGCAAGAGTGGTTAGAAGATCGTATCTACCATAGAGATACTACAGTTACTGAAGAAGGAAAAAGTAACGATTAG
- a CDS encoding DUF4835 family protein codes for MRIFTLLIVLLFSFNSIAQELNAVVVINAEQTNKADLQVFKTLERSLTEFVNNTKWTDRRFKQQERIDCSFNIIITQQDGNNFRATVQVGASRPVYGSNYDTATFNFNDKQFDFEYTEFQPLIYNPNTFDSNLVSVMAFYAYTIIGMDANTFKLNDGDKYFQEAKQIVTTAQPNNQTGWNPQDGSQSRYRLNEDLLSPNFREFAGIMYSYHRTGLDFMVDDKKRSKQTISTTLSQFQSLYKKRPNNFLTRVFFDTKAEEIASIFSSGPSVNITSLVEVLNQVAPTKSNFWRQIKF; via the coding sequence ATGAGAATCTTTACATTATTAATAGTCTTATTGTTTTCTTTCAATTCAATAGCTCAAGAGCTTAATGCTGTTGTTGTTATTAATGCAGAGCAAACTAACAAAGCAGATCTTCAGGTTTTTAAAACACTAGAGCGATCACTTACAGAGTTTGTTAATAATACAAAGTGGACAGATCGCAGATTCAAACAGCAAGAGCGCATTGATTGCTCTTTTAATATCATTATTACTCAACAAGACGGAAATAATTTTAGAGCTACTGTGCAGGTAGGGGCCTCAAGACCTGTATACGGATCTAATTATGATACAGCTACTTTTAATTTTAATGACAAGCAGTTTGATTTTGAATATACAGAGTTTCAACCTCTAATTTACAACCCTAATACGTTTGACTCTAACTTAGTGTCTGTGATGGCTTTCTATGCTTATACTATTATAGGTATGGATGCAAATACGTTTAAGCTCAATGATGGTGATAAGTATTTTCAAGAAGCAAAGCAGATTGTTACCACAGCACAACCTAATAATCAGACGGGATGGAATCCACAAGATGGTTCTCAATCTAGATACAGATTAAACGAAGATTTATTGTCTCCTAACTTTAGAGAGTTTGCTGGAATCATGTATAGCTACCACCGTACAGGTTTAGATTTTATGGTTGATGATAAAAAGCGCAGTAAGCAAACCATATCAACTACTTTATCTCAGTTTCAATCTTTATACAAGAAAAGGCCTAATAATTTTTTAACTCGTGTGTTCTTTGATACCAAGGCAGAAGAGATTGCATCTATATTCTCATCAGGACCTTCGGTTAATATAACATCACTTGTAGAAGTACTCAATCAAGTAGCACCAACTAAATCTAATTTTTGGAGGCAGATTAAGTTTTAA